ctgttttttaagaatgACTAGTGAAAACATCCAAAACTTTTCAAAGCAACCACTGAGTATCTACAGTTGTCTACATcactttatctttttatttctcagCCAAATTCAGTACTTAAGGAATGCAATCCAGATTGCTCTGGAAATGTACACCTGTGACACATTTGGGACAATGGGAGGCACGGGAAATACTGTCCCTGTCGTGCAGATAGTCACTGCAGTGCCTTTGCAGAACGCCACAGAAACTTCAGTCTCAGGGTTCGCTGCTCCAACCCACCTAACAAACACTAAAGCAGAAGCCACCTAATAAAACTAGTCAGTACAAACTACACTTCAATAAATGTAACCATACATCTTCCAGTTAAGTCTTTTCTCTCTGATATTATTAAAATATGATGAAACTAGGAGTGGCAGGTTCAgaccaaacaaaaggaagtggtGGTGGAAACAAAGTGCGATTAAGTggtggggctctctgctgcagagcaccttgcTGTGGGTGCTGAAGGATTCCTCGGGTTCAAAAACCAACTGGACTAACTCATGTGATAAAAATCCATCAGAAGGCTTTAAGCAAAAGGATGAGACCTCTGGCTTAGGAAGTTCACGATCCACAAACTCTTACATCCTGCAAGAGTGGTTTTGACAACTATCTGTAAGTACATGCTTGTCCTCTTCTTTGCCCTCCCCTGAGGGACGGCATTCATGGTCAGCCACTGCCAGACAGAAGAAGCAGCATCCTAGTGGTGAGGGCTGCCGAACAGCACAGGAAACGGGCAGGGCTTAGGAGGCAACTATACTTCATACATATTTTCACTCCTCCCCTCTTCAGAGAAACATATCCAGGACAGGAGTTCCTGGGAAAAGCATGATATGCAGCCCTGAAAGAAGAGGGTGCGAGTGACTCTAGGGAACCATCGGGTCTGCAAAGAGATACCTCCTTCTTTTGATTGCCCCATGTGGGAAAGATCCCACTGTTTTTGGAAGGTAAAAGACCCTGCCTCCTTCACGAAGGGATAAATTCCTCCCGGCACTGGACAAGTAGGAAGGATGCTTCTTAGACTTGTGAAGCTTTCTGTTCACTGTGGGGAAAATCTTGCTAAGGAAGAAAAGGCACCTCTGAATGTTTCCCTGTTCTGTATGGAGATGATAACTtctacaagaaagaaagaaagaaattcaggtgATTGCCTTCTTTTGtggctccttccctttctctcccagAGAGAAGTCCCCGCAGTGCCTGGGTTCCACCTGACTTCCCTTATCCAGTGATTTTTGGACTCCTCATGCCACTGTCCCACCACCCCCAAACACCGTCTGCCTTCACAAGAGTGGATTTGCTTGGAGGGATTTatggggctgcaggcagtagTTCCTGCCACAGGACTACCTGGCGTGATGCACGGTCTGGGCTGGGGGACAGGAGAGCGGCTGCGAGGCCTTCAGCATCCCGCCGTGACTGCATCCAGCCCCACTTCAGCATGCCATCACTCTAACAAATAAACCCCAGGCCTGAAGGTTAGCAGCTACGGCTCTCTGCAGCTGTGTGATCCCACAGCAGGGAAACTCTGTTTCTCAAGGGAAGCGATTTCTGTTGGACCACTGGCTAGCTCGTGCTTATCATATGAGCCCTTATCTGCTGCATGTCCCAAATTCAGTAATACACATTTGAGCAGAAAATACAGCTTCCCTGTCATTCACTGGAACAAAGCGTTACTGCCCCTGTGCCCGGAGAACAAAGCTGCGGAGATCACATGAGTGGAAGGCAGGCAGAGATCTCCATCTGCAGCGGAGAACAGAGtcaaactcttcctttttatgtctgtaACAGTGCCAAAGATGATGAAAAGTAAGAGCgctgagcaaaagaaaaagggattgGTTTGCGTGCATGCAGAGATATAAATGGAAAGCTGAACTGGACGAAGGTCTAAAAGAAATATACACTAAACTGGCAGGGGTACTAACTAAATGGTCTAACAGGACTTTTCCATCTTTAATGTCTATGATTCTGTTCAAAATGGGAAAGGTTATAAACTGGatgttcatcttttctttttaagctgtaCTTTAGGTTTCTTAGCGGGGGGacttaaatattataaaatattttccacagcAATAATTAGACACGACAGCAGCTACATAGTGCCTCCCTATTTACACTGCAGTTGTATACGCCCAGCTAAAAACAAATTGCTACCTCTTTCCTTTAAGTGGTGTGAGAATTATCTAATGTTTGTATAGAATCTGAAAATACGAGTTCATCAATACTATAATGAGCTCCAAGAGATCATTGGGAGGAGTATACAAAATGAATGGAGGCTAACGGTAACAATGCTATTTTTGTATGGCACTTATCCTTTATAATCTACATTCTAACAATACTGTTAAAAAAGCTCCCTCCTCCCAGAAGTATATGTACGAGTGAAACTTaattataacaaaatattttgcaaagccaAACTACACATACACCTATACTCCCGCTGTACTCTGGCGTCAATACATATTTAAGTATAGCAGCATCACAGTGTCACTATTCTAAACAGCAAGACTGAGTGCTGTTCTTCCAATGAGAAGCCTAAGCCCTCTTCACAGGCAATTTTCTAACAAGTAACGACTGCTGCATGTCTGCTAATAAGGCTAAATGCTTCCATATATCCACGCTAGGCTGAGGGTGAGGTCACTGGAGACTTCAGACACATAGAAGCACTCTCCCTCTCTAACCAGGCAAGGGAAAATCAGCACAGCAGTCACTGCTATGCAGGGACACAGCTGATCTGGGAAGAGACCCAAGTCCTGGAATCTGCAGGAAACCTAAATTAAACCCTCCTTCTAATCATATCTCTACGTGACTCTCACTCCATTCTGGAAGCATCCCCGGTGGGAAACACAGCTGGGGAGTATTTTAGCTGCAATGATGTCAGCCGGCTTCTGATAGGCTTCTTGATAAGGTGACACTTTGCCGGATGAGACTGGTGTAGCTTTTGccgtagcattttttttttaacagcttcaaACCCTCTCTGCCAGACGGTGGCactctcccctctgcaaaggatcTCTTCCCAGCCTGCACTACTACAACACATTGGCTGTGTTGACAGATCTGTGAACAAGACATGACACAAATGCTACCTACTAATTTGTACCTCCTTCTGCTGGTGCAGAGACCGGTGGTctggctgcagagagagaaatgagagcAAGATGAAAACTGCAGAGGGGAGATTACTACTTTGGAGATCTCATTATGCAAGGCACTGGGGCAACTCATAGTAACTGGTTTCGATGCAAGGACAGTTCCTCTAATCAAGAAGCCGGAGACGCACAGCTCTCAGTGAGAGCACCAAAACACAGCTGATtgatgggggagaaaaaaaaaaaatcacatccttaTATGACTACTGAAAACAGCAGAGGCCCGATGTTCATCATTTGTGTAGATGCATACACATACACGAACACAACCGTACAAGGAATTTGCACACCTGACAGGAAAAAGGGCACACATGTAGCAATTTACCATGTGTTTGCAATTTAGGAAGGATGGGTCACAGATTGCTGTGACTGCAAGAcattttttcagtgtaatttgcTTCTCAGTACCactgctctttgttttcttctccagacCAGTCACTCCAGGGGCTTTCCTAAATCTGTCCATTTCtagttcctctctctctctctttttctggttCTCCAGAGCTGAAGTTTGCAGCGCTCCTGtttcaaaccaaaccaaaaccatttgcaacaagattttttaaaatgagtacCTTTATGAACCAAACTGCCATCTAGTGTATCTAATCTATTTCCAGCCTCAACACAGCAGAATCTAAATTGTTCAGATAAGGGCCAATACCAAGATAATGCTTTATGATTAGTGCATTCTTGGCCTAAAAAAGCCTTTGGAAAGTTACAAGGTTCTTTTCCTGCACTGCAAACCAGTGAGAAACAAAGTTCAGAAGCACAGGATGCCTAGCCATCttggtgtttttcctttttaaatttcccCTAGACGCACAGTATGTGAGCTATGCAGTGTTTCAAGCTAACTGAAACCTGAATAAAACCCTGTGTAGTCTGTCTCAGTAACTTACACGTGTGAGTGAAAGCATTCCAAGACAAACCCAAGTTTTCAAGCCACAGAAATTCACAACCTGGTGGGCCTACCCATCTCTTAAGGGTAGGACTCAAGCTGGACTTAACCCAAGCTTTCTGGAGGAGAAAGTAAAAATCACCTATCAGAATGCAAAATATATCCACCCCTACTGCCTAAACcaagttattttatatttgaataaagATCAACAAGATCATTTAATTCTTCCTATGGGTTCTCTAGCTGTAAAGCATACTGAGATTTACACCAAAATGCAAAATCCTACTCGGGCACTGGAGACCTTCGGGTAAGGCCAGTGCGTGGCAGGCTTGAAGATCTGCCTCTAGTCTTGGCTCTGGCAATTACATGCTAAGTGACCTTCTACAAATCTCTTTACGGCCCAGTGTCTCAGTTTCCACCTTCATCTCAGACTGTTTTTGCATGATGACAGGACTGTTTTTTCCACTGTGTGCTCCTACAGTGCTGAACAGAGACCGGCTGGGGCCTCGGGGTGCTACCACAGTACAGGCAAGAAATAGCGTGACATTGCCTCAAGTACTGCAGTATGATTGAGGTTTGCTGGGCGAACCGTTCAAAGTGAGGACGTAAACAATTCCCCTGGCTGCAGTGTAGGGACTGTGGAGGGCGCTGAACACAACCTTGCAGCAGTTTAACCGGGGCGCAAGAAAAGAAGACCTACTATCACATCCAGAAGGCTACATTTATCATAGGTGTGGCTCTGATGGTTCCACTGGCACTGCAAGGTGGATGATTTTTCGACCAAGGATGTGTCAGTCTCATGGATGGGTGTAAACAATGAAAAACTACATTCCCCCCCAAACCCAAAGCAATTGACACCTGCTGCCCAACTGCCCTGAGGTAAGCTGTACCAAGGAAACCAAGACGTGCAGTCTAGTCTCTCCACCCCCAACTCCCACATTCTGTTACCTGTGCTCGATGCTCTCCAACTGCAAACTGTATCACAGCAATGCCTAGGTTATGGCTGTCTTCGATCCTCTCCACAGTGCTGGAGTCTATTTTCAGGTCATTGCTAATTTCCGCGCTCTGTATAAAGTCTTCTGTTTTTAAGTCCTCTACTTTCTTCAGCTCCCCGTTGGCCAACTGAATGATTGACCCTTTCATGAAGTAAGGAGGCAGCGTGGGAGGAGCCGCGGTAGGAGAAGCGATGGATTGCACCACGGGGAGGTGGATTTGGGCCTGCACCATGGTTGCCTGGTAGGCAGGCTGGGTTGTGAGGGACTCAGCACTGAAATTCTCACTCTTAGGAATGGCGGTAGTGACAAACGTATGAGGCACTGCTGCAAACTGGGGAGATGAAGTGACTATTGCAGGTGCTACTCCTGATGGCTCAACATCTGCATTGCCAACTGGTATAAGCAGGGGCTGTGTGCCAGGGATCACCAGGTGCTGCGGCAGATTTCCAGGGTACCCAATTGCTTGCTGCTGACTGCTCAAGTAGCCGATTACCGGTGGCTGGGTCCCGGCGTAGAAGGCCGTAGCAGGCAGCCCGACAGGGAGTTGCTCAGAAGCGCTGTGGGTTGTCTGAATGACAGTGTGAGGGGACAGCGTAGCAACTGCTTTCACCCCCTCGTGGCCCATAGTCTGTTGTGGAGATAAAGCATAGGACCGGTGGGCTGGCTTTCCTAAATGCAAGCTTCCCTTGTCATTGAGGGTTGAGGGAGAGGTCTCTCGGTTGGTGGCCTGCTGTACCTCCATATCTGTGGTAGGTGTGTTGCTGTTGGGTACCACCATGACAGACGCTCGGACACCTGAGGAATCCCGTGCGCTGTACTCGGCAGGGCTCGAGTGGACCACTACATGCCTGGTCTCGTAATGATGGGGAGCTGGTTTATTGCCTGCTTTGACTAGACCCATGTCGGCAGACGGCGAAATACCATACCGCCGGCTCTTCTCTATCTCTCCGTTCAGTACCTCCTTGGCCTGCATGGCCTGCAGTCGGCTGCTCTCAGGCTTCTTGGTGGGATCCCGGGTGACGAAGTGGCCCCCAGAGTCGGTGTACTGTACCACCACTTGGGAGGAAGGGCCAAGGGTG
This genomic interval from Struthio camelus isolate bStrCam1 chromosome 2, bStrCam1.hap1, whole genome shotgun sequence contains the following:
- the ATXN1 gene encoding ataxin-1 isoform X4, whose product is MKSNQERSNECLPPKKREIPATSLPSEVKPVLPNENHRADNLAWLPSTPSSQSGLGGRHRPGGTSVEMGLQQGLHKSLSTGMDYSPPSAPRSVPASTTLPTVYSPALSQSGNPVSPVQYTHLQHTFQFVGPQYSGPYAGFIPSQLISPTANSATGAVAAATAVATTPSQRSQLEAYSTLLASMSGLSQQGHKVEPHLVRTPGLIAAGSPPPTQQNQYVHISSSPQSAVRNVSPPTIPVPLHPHQTVIPHTLTLGPSSQVVVQYTDSGGHFVTRDPTKKPESSRLQAMQAKEVLNGEIEKSRRYGISPSADMGLVKAGNKPAPHHYETRHVVVHSSPAEYSARDSSGVRASVMVVPNSNTPTTDMEVQQATNRETSPSTLNDKGSLHLGKPAHRSYALSPQQTMGHEGVKAVATLSPHTVIQTTHSASEQLPVGLPATAFYAGTQPPVIGYLSSQQQAIGYPGNLPQHLVIPGTQPLLIPVGNADVEPSGVAPAIVTSSPQFAAVPHTFVTTAIPKSENFSAESLTTQPAYQATMVQAQIHLPVVQSIASPTAAPPTLPPYFMKGSIIQLANGELKKVEDLKTEDFIQSAEISNDLKIDSSTVERIEDSHNLGIAVIQFAVGEHRAQERCKLQLWRTRKRERERN
- the ATXN1 gene encoding ataxin-1 isoform X3, which translates into the protein MKSNQERSNECLPPKKREIPATSLPSEVKPVLPNENHRADNLAWLPSTPSSQSGLGGRHRPGGTSVEMGLQQGLHKSLSTGMDYSPPSAPRSVPASTTLPTVYSPALSQSGNPVSPVQYTHLQHTFQFVGPQYSGPYAGFIPSQLISPTANSATGAVAAATAVATTPSQRSQLEAYSTLLASMSGLSQQGHKVEPHLVRTPGLIAAGSPPPTQQNQYVHISSSPQSAVRNVSPPTIPVPLHPHQTVIPHTLTLGPSSQVVVQYTDSGGHFVTRDPTKKPESSRLQAMQAKEVLNGEIEKSRRYGISPSADMGLVKAGNKPAPHHYETRHVVVHSSPAEYSARDSSGVRASVMVVPNSNTPTTDMEVQQATNRETSPSTLNDKGSLHLGKPAHRSYALSPQQTMGHEGVKAVATLSPHTVIQTTHSASEQLPVGLPATAFYAGTQPPVIGYLSSQQQAIGYPGNLPQHLVIPGTQPLLIPVGNADVEPSGVAPAIVTSSPQFAAVPHTFVTTAIPKSENFSAESLTTQPAYQATMVQAQIHLPVVQSIASPTAAPPTLPPYFMKGSIIQLANGELKKVEDLKTEDFIQSAEISNDLKIDSSTVERIEDSHNLGIAVIQFAVGEHRAQKKETCMARLTSGRMLAQHPCHMGQPRSPQLAMPLLRLQLCQDLPPQGQLR
- the ATXN1 gene encoding ataxin-1 isoform X2; amino-acid sequence: MKSNQERSNECLPPKKREIPATSLPSEVKPVLPNENHRADNLAWLPSTPSSQSGLGGRHRPGGTSVEMGLQQGLHKSLSTGMDYSPPSAPRSVPASTTLPTVYSPALSQSGNPVSPVQYTHLQHTFQFVGPQYSGPYAGFIPSQLISPTANSATGAVAAATAVATTPSQRSQLEAYSTLLASMSGLSQQGHKVEPHLVRTPGLIAAGSPPPTQQNQYVHISSSPQSAVRNVSPPTIPVPLHPHQTVIPHTLTLGPSSQVVVQYTDSGGHFVTRDPTKKPESSRLQAMQAKEVLNGEIEKSRRYGISPSADMGLVKAGNKPAPHHYETRHVVVHSSPAEYSARDSSGVRASVMVVPNSNTPTTDMEVQQATNRETSPSTLNDKGSLHLGKPAHRSYALSPQQTMGHEGVKAVATLSPHTVIQTTHSASEQLPVGLPATAFYAGTQPPVIGYLSSQQQAIGYPGNLPQHLVIPGTQPLLIPVGNADVEPSGVAPAIVTSSPQFAAVPHTFVTTAIPKSENFSAESLTTQPAYQATMVQAQIHLPVVQSIASPTAAPPTLPPYFMKGSIIQLANGELKKVEDLKTEDFIQSAEISNDLKIDSSTVERIEDSHNLGIAVIQFAVGEHRAQGSPHPTSLCRKKKETCMARLTSGRMLAQHPCHMGQPRSPQLAMPLLRLQLCQDLPPQGQLR